A genomic region of Christiangramia sp. OXR-203 contains the following coding sequences:
- a CDS encoding cytochrome c oxidase subunit II: MTVFLVIIVLALLAVTGWQISKIFQLSKGSDEDTSQVANDKDNRTHGILMLAFVIFLYVITIFCFWEYSKFYLPEAASEHGSEYDTLMFVSIGLIMFVQIITQGLLHYFAFKYKGKKTQKALFYADNDKLEFIWTIIPVITLAGLIIYGLFTWSDIMNINEDEDPLVIEVYAYQFDWRARYSGEDNTLGKANVRFIEGVNQLGVDESDSYGKDDVITTELHLPVNRPVLFKFRSQDVLHSAYFPFFRAQMNVVPGMITQFGFTPTITSEEMRESEYMRDKVKSVNEVRNERNEALRAQGEPTLDEYEFEYFLLCNKICGQAHYNMQMKIVVESEEDFNAWMAEQPTFGSTMEESSQNVDRPEDTAGDGTPESMQEDSEGEMETENAPEGENAVASVE, translated from the coding sequence ATGACCGTATTTTTAGTAATCATAGTACTCGCACTTCTGGCCGTAACAGGTTGGCAGATCTCCAAGATCTTTCAGTTATCGAAGGGATCAGATGAGGATACTTCACAGGTTGCAAACGATAAGGATAACCGTACTCACGGGATCCTGATGCTAGCATTTGTAATTTTCCTTTACGTTATAACCATATTCTGCTTCTGGGAATACAGTAAATTCTACCTTCCGGAAGCTGCTTCTGAACATGGTTCGGAATATGACACCTTGATGTTTGTGTCTATCGGATTAATCATGTTCGTACAGATCATTACTCAGGGTTTACTGCACTACTTTGCTTTTAAATACAAAGGGAAGAAAACTCAAAAGGCATTATTCTACGCAGATAATGATAAACTGGAATTTATCTGGACGATCATTCCTGTAATTACTCTTGCTGGTCTTATCATCTACGGATTATTTACCTGGAGTGATATCATGAATATCAACGAAGACGAAGATCCACTGGTGATCGAAGTTTACGCTTACCAGTTTGACTGGAGAGCGAGATATTCCGGTGAAGACAACACATTAGGAAAAGCAAATGTTCGTTTTATCGAAGGTGTGAACCAATTAGGTGTGGATGAATCTGATTCTTATGGAAAGGATGACGTTATCACTACTGAATTACATTTACCGGTAAACAGACCAGTCCTTTTCAAATTCAGATCTCAGGATGTATTGCACTCAGCTTATTTCCCATTCTTCCGTGCACAAATGAACGTAGTGCCTGGAATGATCACTCAGTTTGGCTTTACTCCAACGATCACTTCCGAAGAAATGAGAGAAAGCGAATATATGCGTGATAAGGTGAAGAGTGTAAATGAAGTTAGAAACGAACGTAACGAAGCATTAAGAGCGCAGGGAGAACCTACACTTGATGAGTATGAGTTTGAATACTTCTTACTATGTAACAAAATCTGTGGACAGGCTCACTACAACATGCAGATGAAGATCGTAGTAGAATCTGAAGAAGATTTCAATGCATGGATGGCAGAGCAGCCTACTTTTGGGAGTACTATGGAAGAAAGTAGTCAGAATGTAGATAGACCAGAAGATACTGCTGGAGATGGCACTCCAGAGTCAATGCAAGAAGATTCAGAAGGGGAGATGGAGACTGAAAATGCACCAGAAGGTGAGAATGCAGTAGCTTCAGTAGAATAG
- a CDS encoding cytochrome P450, translated as MKEKENNIPEVSLAKFLKHSANILKNPLPFHKKNFEEKGDTFRLKIGFSKSVIFSRDAALVEYVLQKNQKNFVKSEIQTKDLVKYVGKGLLTSEGEHWKKQRKLIQPAFHKKQLANLLDSIKEAICAEYEKIENGKEIDIFPIMNDLAFQTVVKSLFSSAANQTEINRLQYITEATQQMLVKELRQPYLGWWFRLSGKIDSYLQLTEEARSILRTIVHERQSSGNRYDDLLDMLLDAKYDDGNFMDEEQLIDEILILFTAGHETTSNSLTFTAQLLAFNPIWQEKIYKEVSTLKKESDDLMHLVTNAPFTQMVLEESMRMYPPAYFIDRVNLEEFEFEGKYFEPGSNLLFSLHEVHRHPDLWKEPDTFMPERFAEGGRQYSSQYFPFGAGPRKCIGNNFAMFEMIIAVAELMNDYKLQPVNSEIEIKPLITLKPNNAILKFSKR; from the coding sequence ATGAAGGAGAAAGAGAATAATATTCCCGAAGTTTCACTGGCTAAATTTTTAAAGCATTCAGCCAATATTTTAAAAAATCCGTTACCCTTTCATAAGAAGAACTTTGAAGAAAAGGGAGATACTTTTCGATTGAAGATCGGTTTTAGTAAATCGGTCATTTTCAGCAGGGATGCAGCTCTCGTGGAATATGTGCTTCAGAAGAACCAGAAGAATTTTGTGAAATCTGAGATACAGACCAAAGACCTGGTGAAATATGTGGGTAAAGGTCTGCTTACTTCAGAAGGAGAACACTGGAAGAAACAACGAAAGTTGATTCAACCGGCATTCCATAAAAAGCAACTTGCCAATTTACTTGATTCCATTAAGGAAGCAATTTGTGCCGAATATGAAAAAATCGAGAACGGGAAGGAAATTGATATTTTTCCTATTATGAACGATCTTGCTTTTCAAACGGTTGTAAAATCACTTTTTAGTAGTGCTGCGAATCAAACTGAGATCAACCGACTCCAATATATAACTGAAGCCACGCAGCAAATGCTGGTAAAAGAATTAAGGCAACCCTATCTTGGGTGGTGGTTTAGATTGAGTGGAAAAATTGATAGTTATCTTCAACTTACAGAGGAGGCAAGGAGTATTTTAAGAACTATAGTTCACGAACGACAGTCTTCAGGAAATCGATATGATGATCTTCTGGATATGCTGCTGGATGCGAAATATGACGACGGGAACTTCATGGATGAAGAACAACTTATTGATGAGATCCTGATTCTGTTTACTGCGGGACATGAGACTACCTCGAATTCGTTAACATTTACAGCTCAGTTACTCGCATTTAATCCTATATGGCAGGAAAAGATCTACAAGGAGGTTTCAACTTTGAAGAAGGAAAGCGATGATCTAATGCATTTAGTGACTAATGCGCCATTCACTCAAATGGTTCTAGAGGAATCGATGCGTATGTATCCTCCAGCATATTTTATAGACCGGGTGAATCTTGAGGAATTTGAATTTGAAGGCAAATATTTTGAGCCGGGCTCCAATTTGCTGTTTTCATTGCACGAAGTTCATAGACACCCAGATCTATGGAAGGAGCCAGACACTTTTATGCCAGAAAGGTTCGCTGAAGGCGGAAGACAATATTCCTCACAATATTTCCCATTTGGTGCGGGACCACGAAAATGTATTGGAAATAACTTCGCGATGTTCGAGATGATCATTGCGGTTGCAGAATTGATGAACGATTACAAATTGCAGCCGGTGAATTCCGAGATCGAAATAAAACCATTGATAACTCTAAAGCCTAATAATGCTATTCTGAAGTTCTCAAAAAGATAG
- a CDS encoding TetR/AcrR family transcriptional regulator produces the protein MSKQYIQKGRKTQKLKTRDKILRSTQKLLEKNQDISLEDVAKEAGISRATIYRYYSSIDVLAAEAVLDLNTKSSEDLYDEVAGKDLKEAILSMQNYYNQLTIDNESGFRKYMSVVLNNDHSDKMRGARRKKSLLMLLENKAQHMSAQDKENLANITTVLMGIEAFVVTKDVCGLNNVESKNLLNWGMEKLLESILK, from the coding sequence ATGAGTAAACAATATATCCAAAAAGGAAGAAAGACTCAGAAGCTGAAAACCCGGGACAAAATCCTTAGAAGCACACAAAAGTTGCTGGAAAAGAACCAGGACATAAGCCTTGAGGATGTTGCTAAGGAAGCAGGTATATCCAGGGCAACGATCTATCGTTACTACTCCAGTATCGATGTACTGGCTGCAGAAGCAGTACTGGACCTGAATACTAAAAGTTCGGAAGATCTCTATGATGAGGTTGCTGGGAAAGACCTGAAAGAAGCTATTCTATCCATGCAGAATTATTACAACCAGTTAACCATTGACAATGAATCTGGTTTTAGAAAATATATGAGTGTAGTCCTGAACAATGATCATAGTGATAAAATGCGTGGTGCACGCCGCAAAAAATCCTTACTGATGTTACTGGAGAATAAGGCTCAGCACATGAGTGCTCAGGACAAGGAAAATTTAGCGAATATTACCACAGTCTTGATGGGTATTGAAGCCTTCGTAGTCACCAAAGACGTATGCGGTTTAAACAATGTAGAATCTAAAAATCTATTGAACTGGGGAATGGAAAAATTGCTGGAATCAATATTAAAGTAA
- a CDS encoding cytochrome c oxidase subunit I gives MSATATAPAHDHHDDHGHHHKETFITKYIFSTDHKMIAKQYLITGLLMGIVGIGMSILFRIQLAWPAESFWVFEALLGERWAPEGVMSPSIYLALVTIHGTIMVFFVLTAGLSGTFSNLLIPLQIGARDMASGFLNMVSYWLFFLSSVIMLCSLFVESGPAMAGWTIYPPLSALPQAISGSGTGMTLWLVSMAIFIASSLLGSLNYIVTVLNLRTAGMSMTRLPLTIWAFFVTAIIGVVSFPVLLSAALLLIMDRSFGTSFFLSDIFIKGEVLSHQGGSPVLFEHLFWFLGHPEVYIVLLPALGITSEIIATNSRKPIFGYRAMVASILAIAFLSTIVWGHHMFVSGMNPFLGSVFTFTTLLIAIPSAVKAFNYITTLWKGNLQMNPGMLFSIGLVSTFITGGLTGIILGDSTLDINVHDTYFVVAHFHLVMGISALYGLFAGVYHWFPKMFGRMMNKNLGYIHFWVTAVGAYGVFFPMHFIGIAGLPRRYYTNTEFPYFDDYADVNVIITVAAIITALVQLVFIYNFFSSMFYGKKAVMNPWRSNTLEWTTPVKHVHGNWPGAIPSVYRWPYDYSKTGEDGEYVIAGQDFVPQTTPLQEGEEELNH, from the coding sequence ATGTCAGCAACTGCAACAGCACCGGCACACGATCACCACGATGATCACGGACATCATCATAAGGAAACTTTTATAACAAAGTATATTTTCAGTACCGATCATAAGATGATTGCGAAGCAATATCTTATCACAGGTCTTCTAATGGGAATAGTAGGTATTGGGATGTCCATCCTTTTCCGTATTCAGCTTGCATGGCCAGCAGAGTCTTTCTGGGTATTTGAAGCATTATTAGGAGAACGCTGGGCACCGGAAGGAGTAATGTCACCAAGTATTTACCTGGCGCTTGTTACTATTCACGGTACCATCATGGTATTCTTCGTATTAACCGCCGGACTTTCTGGTACATTTTCAAACTTATTAATTCCGTTGCAAATTGGTGCGCGGGATATGGCCTCAGGATTCTTGAACATGGTTTCCTACTGGTTGTTCTTCCTTTCTTCAGTGATCATGCTTTGTTCATTATTTGTGGAGTCAGGTCCAGCAATGGCAGGTTGGACAATTTATCCTCCATTATCTGCATTACCACAGGCAATTAGCGGTTCTGGAACAGGGATGACATTATGGTTAGTTTCTATGGCGATCTTCATTGCATCCTCACTACTAGGATCCTTGAACTATATCGTTACGGTATTGAACCTTAGAACTGCAGGGATGTCTATGACCAGACTTCCTCTTACTATCTGGGCGTTCTTTGTAACAGCTATTATTGGAGTTGTATCGTTCCCTGTATTACTTTCAGCCGCATTATTATTGATCATGGATAGAAGTTTTGGTACATCCTTCTTCTTAAGTGATATCTTTATTAAAGGAGAGGTGTTAAGTCACCAGGGAGGTTCTCCAGTACTGTTCGAACACCTATTCTGGTTCCTTGGTCACCCTGAAGTTTATATCGTATTACTTCCTGCACTCGGGATCACTTCAGAAATTATCGCTACAAACTCACGTAAGCCAATCTTTGGATATCGTGCGATGGTAGCATCTATTCTGGCTATCGCATTCTTATCTACGATCGTTTGGGGTCACCATATGTTCGTATCTGGTATGAATCCGTTCCTTGGGTCTGTATTTACATTTACCACATTATTAATTGCGATACCGTCAGCAGTAAAAGCTTTTAACTATATCACTACCCTCTGGAAAGGTAATTTACAGATGAACCCGGGAATGCTATTCTCGATAGGTCTTGTATCTACTTTCATTACGGGTGGTTTAACAGGTATTATCCTTGGGGATTCTACACTGGATATTAACGTTCATGATACGTACTTCGTGGTTGCTCACTTCCACCTGGTAATGGGTATCTCTGCGTTATACGGACTATTTGCCGGGGTTTACCACTGGTTCCCTAAGATGTTTGGTAGAATGATGAATAAGAATCTTGGTTATATCCACTTCTGGGTAACAGCTGTAGGTGCTTACGGCGTCTTTTTCCCAATGCACTTTATCGGGATCGCTGGTCTTCCAAGGCGTTATTATACTAATACTGAATTTCCATACTTCGATGACTATGCAGATGTAAATGTTATCATTACGGTAGCTGCTATCATTACCGCTTTAGTTCAGTTGGTGTTTATTTATAACTTCTTCTCTTCTATGTTCTACGGAAAGAAGGCAGTAATGAATCCTTGGAGATCGAATACACTGGAATGGACTACTCCTGTAAAACATGTACATGGAAACTGGCCAGGAGCAATACCATCAGTTTACAGATGGCCATACGATTACTCTAAAACCGGAGAAGATGGTGAGTATGTAATTGCCGGTCAGGATTTCGTGCCGCAAACGACGCCACTTCAAGAAGGTGAGGAAGAATTAAATCACTAG
- a CDS encoding cupin domain-containing protein: protein MRNELESWVLGRKVSVQNLSGDYDLIIGESLSQVPGPPPHYHENLHESFYIVTGEMDFIINGEQRNVKAGESIDIPPKTLHTFVNSKSENCKWVNIHSPKRFAEFFRKYGIPTSEENAMEKSVAPEIIQEVLNTAGDYDMIIQME from the coding sequence ATGCGTAACGAATTAGAATCATGGGTGTTAGGTCGCAAAGTTTCAGTGCAGAATCTTTCGGGTGACTACGATCTTATTATTGGCGAATCCCTTAGCCAGGTACCTGGTCCACCACCACATTATCATGAAAATTTACATGAGTCTTTTTATATCGTAACGGGGGAGATGGATTTCATCATCAATGGCGAGCAGAGAAATGTGAAAGCGGGGGAATCAATAGACATTCCCCCAAAAACGCTGCACACTTTCGTGAACTCCAAGAGCGAAAACTGTAAATGGGTAAATATTCACAGTCCTAAAAGATTCGCAGAATTCTTTCGAAAATACGGGATACCCACCAGTGAGGAAAATGCTATGGAAAAGTCGGTTGCTCCAGAAATTATTCAGGAGGTATTAAATACTGCGGGCGATTATGATATGATCATTCAAATGGAATAG
- a CDS encoding S41 family peptidase has translation MKYLFSCLLLIISFSVSSQSDCQCTKNIEVLAKTIQKLPVTRNTSDLFVYNETLSAANNYSYTGNYTEYDCFQQMSKILVTLNDRHNMMYSEVGYEVKQSDTLYHEFPKFEGDLDRLKTQLEIKPLEDVEGIYSRNGFSIGVYASEENLIVVNLSGGKKVWQKGEIIGQFLKYGNGRYLAAIGQFHDKKLVNFPLEIKNGHISKLQLSKSNATPDYSRVKANGTYQYSLSGDITYMRIGSFSGYNPTLKNAENFYKSLEEKPVTRDLILDLRDNGGGGDRNSDILYKYLRKNYKEAKLYVLINGNTASNAEQFALRLQKFKNVTLLGSKTSGTIAYELGKTYDFPCYNFKGFFTFKGDKKYLEYESVGVQPEINLENSEDWIKQTKEYIAKSK, from the coding sequence ATGAAATATTTATTCTCTTGCTTGCTTTTGATAATTAGCTTCAGTGTTTCGTCACAGAGTGATTGCCAATGCACTAAGAACATTGAAGTTCTGGCTAAGACAATCCAAAAATTACCTGTCACCAGGAATACATCAGACCTATTTGTATACAATGAGACATTAAGTGCGGCCAATAATTATTCGTATACCGGAAACTACACAGAATATGATTGTTTCCAGCAGATGAGCAAGATACTTGTTACGCTCAATGATCGGCATAATATGATGTATTCTGAAGTCGGTTATGAAGTAAAACAATCAGATACACTCTATCATGAATTTCCAAAGTTTGAAGGTGATCTGGATAGATTAAAAACGCAACTTGAAATTAAACCACTAGAAGATGTTGAGGGTATCTATTCCCGTAATGGTTTTAGCATAGGAGTATATGCTTCCGAAGAGAATTTGATAGTAGTGAATCTTAGCGGTGGAAAGAAGGTATGGCAGAAAGGAGAAATTATCGGTCAATTCCTGAAATACGGGAATGGTCGATATCTTGCAGCCATAGGCCAGTTTCATGATAAAAAACTTGTGAATTTCCCATTGGAGATTAAGAATGGTCATATCTCCAAACTACAGCTTTCAAAATCCAATGCCACACCAGATTATTCCAGGGTAAAGGCTAATGGGACTTATCAATATTCGTTATCAGGGGATATTACTTATATGAGAATTGGAAGTTTTTCGGGTTACAATCCAACCTTGAAGAATGCAGAAAACTTCTATAAAAGTCTGGAAGAGAAACCTGTTACTAGAGACCTGATCCTGGATCTTCGCGACAATGGTGGCGGTGGTGATAGAAATTCTGATATTCTCTATAAATATCTGCGCAAAAATTATAAGGAGGCAAAATTGTATGTTTTGATAAATGGGAATACTGCGAGCAATGCAGAGCAGTTTGCTCTAAGACTTCAGAAGTTTAAAAATGTAACCTTACTTGGAAGTAAAACTAGCGGAACTATCGCGTATGAACTTGGCAAAACTTATGATTTTCCCTGCTATAACTTCAAAGGATTCTTTACTTTTAAAGGCGATAAAAAATATCTGGAATATGAGTCTGTAGGAGTGCAGCCAGAGATTAATCTGGAAAATTCTGAAGATTGGATCAAGCAGACTAAAGAATATATTGCGAAAAGCAAATAA
- a CDS encoding quinol:cytochrome C oxidoreductase has translation MYTLSSKIKLAAIICMVVGAIGLVYGFIAAPETIEDVEAMMASEHHGEEHATDETHEVNVEQIPGGNTEVETIEHTEDNTDHAADADHAEAGHGEEASHEAEHMEHILHQLQNKPWAALYVAAFFFFMISLGVMAFYAVQYAAQAGWSPVLFRVMEAITAYLLPGGLIVFVILVLSGLHLNHLFVWMDPEVVAHDEIIQNKTAYLNVPFFLIRAAIYLGGWAIFRHLIVKNSRKMDDATDLSIFKKTFKLSAGFLVFFIVTESMMSWDWIMSLDPHWFSTLFGWFVFASMFVSGITTIAIITIYLKSRGYLEFVNNSHIHDLAKFMFGISIFWTYLWFSQFMLIWYSNIPEEVVYFIQRMNDYPILFWGMIVTNFLFPVLLLMNSDYKRVNWFVVMTGIIILCGHYINVYVMVMPATVGESWFIGIPEISSILLFGGLFSFIVFNSLTKAPLLVKGNPYLKESKHYHY, from the coding sequence ATGTATACGCTATCCAGTAAAATAAAATTAGCAGCAATCATTTGTATGGTTGTGGGAGCAATAGGTCTCGTTTACGGGTTTATCGCGGCTCCAGAAACTATCGAGGATGTGGAGGCAATGATGGCTTCTGAACATCACGGGGAAGAGCATGCGACAGATGAAACTCACGAAGTTAACGTCGAGCAGATTCCTGGTGGAAACACTGAAGTTGAAACTATAGAACACACTGAAGATAATACAGATCATGCCGCTGACGCAGACCATGCTGAAGCAGGTCATGGTGAAGAAGCATCCCATGAGGCTGAGCATATGGAGCACATCCTGCACCAGTTACAGAACAAACCATGGGCTGCACTTTACGTGGCTGCATTCTTTTTCTTCATGATCTCTTTAGGAGTTATGGCTTTTTATGCTGTTCAATATGCTGCACAGGCAGGTTGGTCACCGGTATTATTCAGAGTAATGGAAGCTATCACTGCTTACTTGCTACCTGGAGGGCTTATCGTGTTCGTAATACTTGTTCTTTCAGGTTTACACTTAAATCATCTATTTGTATGGATGGATCCGGAAGTAGTAGCACACGATGAAATCATTCAGAATAAAACTGCATACTTAAACGTACCATTTTTCTTAATTAGAGCTGCTATCTACCTTGGTGGATGGGCGATCTTCAGACACTTGATTGTAAAGAACTCCAGAAAGATGGACGATGCAACAGATCTTTCGATCTTTAAAAAGACTTTTAAGCTATCTGCAGGATTCCTGGTATTCTTTATCGTAACCGAATCCATGATGTCATGGGACTGGATCATGAGTTTGGATCCACACTGGTTTAGTACATTATTCGGTTGGTTCGTATTTGCTAGTATGTTCGTATCAGGGATTACCACGATCGCTATAATCACAATATATCTAAAATCGAGAGGGTACCTTGAGTTCGTAAATAATAGTCATATTCATGATCTTGCGAAATTCATGTTCGGGATCAGTATTTTCTGGACTTACCTATGGTTCTCTCAGTTTATGTTGATATGGTATTCAAATATTCCTGAAGAGGTGGTATACTTCATTCAGAGAATGAATGATTATCCTATACTTTTCTGGGGTATGATCGTAACAAATTTCCTTTTCCCGGTATTATTGTTGATGAACAGCGATTACAAACGGGTTAACTGGTTTGTAGTGATGACCGGTATTATAATTCTATGCGGTCACTACATCAACGTTTACGTAATGGTAATGCCTGCGACAGTTGGGGAGTCCTGGTTCATTGGAATTCCTGAAATTAGTTCAATACTATTGTTTGGAGGTTTATTCTCCTTCATAGTGTTCAATTCACTTACAAAGGCACCGCTACTTGTAAAAGGTAATCCATACTTGAAAGAAAGTAAACATTACCACTATTAA
- the queG gene encoding tRNA epoxyqueuosine(34) reductase QueG, with the protein MNPSAAKYSQLIKAEAKRLGFLSCGISKAEFLEEEAPRLESWLQENMHGEMRYMENYFDKRLDPTLLVPGSKSVISLLLNYYPSEIQNSESYKISKYAYGRDYHFVIKDKLKEMLATLQEEIGDFHGRAFVDSAPVLDKAWAAKSGLGWIGKHSNLLSKQTGSFYFIAELIVQLDLEYDTPVTDHCGSCTACIDACPTEAIVEPYKVDGSKCISYFTIELKDELPQSMKNQFDDWMFGCDVCQDVCPWNRFSKPHQEPLFNPHPELLKNSKKDWEEITRETFNEIFRKSAVKRTKFEGLKRNIEFLKRD; encoded by the coding sequence TTGAATCCTTCAGCAGCAAAATATTCACAACTTATTAAAGCCGAAGCAAAACGCCTCGGCTTTTTGTCATGCGGAATTTCAAAAGCTGAATTTCTGGAAGAGGAAGCGCCAAGACTGGAAAGCTGGCTTCAGGAGAATATGCATGGCGAAATGCGCTATATGGAGAATTATTTCGATAAGCGTCTGGATCCTACCTTGCTGGTTCCAGGTTCAAAAAGCGTTATTTCTCTACTGCTGAACTATTATCCTTCAGAAATACAAAACAGCGAGTCCTATAAGATCAGTAAATATGCTTACGGTCGAGATTATCATTTTGTGATCAAGGATAAATTGAAGGAAATGCTCGCTACCCTACAGGAAGAAATCGGTGATTTTCACGGTCGTGCTTTTGTAGATTCAGCGCCGGTTCTGGACAAGGCCTGGGCTGCAAAAAGCGGACTCGGATGGATCGGGAAGCATTCAAATTTGCTTTCGAAACAAACTGGCTCTTTCTATTTTATTGCTGAATTGATCGTACAACTTGATCTGGAATACGATACTCCCGTTACCGATCACTGCGGAAGCTGTACCGCCTGTATCGATGCATGTCCTACGGAAGCGATCGTGGAACCTTACAAAGTTGATGGCAGTAAGTGTATTTCTTATTTCACCATTGAGCTGAAGGATGAGCTTCCACAGAGTATGAAGAATCAATTTGATGACTGGATGTTTGGCTGTGATGTTTGTCAGGATGTTTGCCCGTGGAATCGATTTTCTAAACCTCACCAGGAGCCATTATTCAATCCGCATCCTGAACTTCTTAAAAACTCAAAAAAAGACTGGGAAGAGATCACCCGGGAAACTTTCAATGAGATCTTCAGAAAATCTGCCGTGAAACGAACAAAATTTGAGGGTCTCAAGCGAAATATTGAGTTTCTTAAACGTGACTAA
- the ruvB gene encoding Holliday junction branch migration DNA helicase RuvB produces the protein MNENLDASGENLSPEEFDIERALRPLSFDDFAGQEQVLENLQIFVQAANMRGDALDHTLFHGPPGLGKTTLAHILANELNVGIKITSGPVLDKPGDLAGLLTNLDERDILFIDEIHRLSPIVEEYLYSAMEDYRIDIMLETGPNARTVQINLNPFTLIGATTRSGLLTAPMRARFGISSRLQYYSTELLSGIVERSSEILKVPISQEAAIEIAGRSRGTPRIANALLRRVRDFAQIKGNGKIDIEIARYSLKALNVDAHGLDEMDNKILETIIDKFKGGPVGITTLATAVSESAETIEEVYEPFLIQQGFIYRTPRGREVTEHAYRHLGRTKTPGQNGLF, from the coding sequence ATGAACGAGAACCTGGATGCCAGTGGAGAGAATCTTTCTCCTGAAGAATTTGATATAGAAAGAGCTTTAAGGCCCCTTAGTTTTGACGACTTTGCGGGACAGGAACAAGTGCTGGAGAACCTGCAGATCTTTGTTCAGGCTGCGAACATGCGTGGAGATGCGCTGGATCATACCTTGTTTCATGGACCTCCAGGTTTGGGTAAAACCACCCTGGCACATATACTGGCTAATGAACTCAATGTTGGTATAAAGATCACCTCGGGTCCCGTTCTGGATAAACCCGGAGACCTCGCCGGTCTGCTCACAAATCTCGATGAACGTGATATTCTGTTTATAGACGAAATTCATCGATTGAGTCCTATAGTAGAAGAATACCTATATTCTGCCATGGAAGATTATCGTATCGACATCATGTTGGAAACCGGTCCAAACGCCAGAACTGTACAGATCAATTTGAATCCTTTCACTCTAATTGGTGCGACAACGCGTTCAGGACTATTAACAGCTCCTATGCGGGCGAGATTTGGTATTTCCAGTAGACTACAGTATTATTCTACAGAACTGCTATCAGGCATCGTGGAAAGAAGTTCTGAGATTCTCAAAGTTCCAATTTCACAGGAAGCAGCTATTGAGATTGCAGGAAGAAGTAGGGGAACTCCGCGTATTGCAAATGCCTTGCTAAGAAGGGTACGGGATTTTGCACAGATAAAAGGTAACGGAAAGATCGATATAGAAATCGCCAGATATAGCTTAAAAGCCTTAAATGTGGATGCGCATGGGCTGGATGAAATGGATAATAAGATCCTGGAAACCATCATCGACAAGTTTAAAGGTGGTCCTGTAGGTATTACAACCCTGGCGACAGCTGTAAGTGAAAGTGCTGAAACTATTGAAGAGGTTTATGAACCATTTTTGATTCAGCAGGGATTTATTTACCGGACACCTCGAGGAAGGGAAGTGACCGAGCATGCCTACCGACACCTTGGAAGAACCAAGACTCCCGGGCAGAATGGATTGTTTTAA